Within Methyloversatilis discipulorum, the genomic segment GGGCGGCGCTGCGCAACGCCGGGCGCATCGAGGCCGGCGGCGCGCTGTCGATGTCAGGTCTCAGGATGGGCTTGAACACGGGCGTCATCCGCTCGGGCGGCACGATGAACGCCGCCGCAGCATCCGTTCGCGTGCCCGACCATCAGCGCCATCTGACCGGCGCTCATTCCAGTCGCGCGATTGATGATGAGCGGGCGCCGGTGCAGATGCTGAACGCCGGCACGATGTCGGCCGGACTCGATCTGTTCGTGAATGCGGCCGACAACGAGGGCGGCTCGCTGGTCGCAGCGCGTGACCTGTTCCTGTGGCAGGAACCGCAGCGGTCCGCCGCGTCCGGTAACGCATCGGCCGGGCGCGACCTCTTCCTGTTCGCGCCGGTGCCTGACGAACATGAGCCGCCGCAGGTGAGCGGACGGCTGTTCCGCGCGGCGAGTGACCTGTACCTGCTCGACGCGCCGGACATCCTGAGCGATCACGAAACGCTGCGCGCGCAATTGCTCGCCGGCACCGCAGACAGGAGCGGGTCGGGCACGGAGGACTATGTCAATCGCGACACGCTGGCGGCCGGCCGGGATCTGCACGTGCTGCTCGACGCGCGTTTCGCCAATGCGTCGGTGATCGAAGCGGGCCGCGATCTGACCATCGTAGCGAAAGAGGTGCGCAACGAAACGCGGGTCGACACGCGTCGTGTCGAGGTCGCCTACGAGTACTTCGACGGCTGCCGCACCGAGTATGCCGGCGTCTGCAGCGCCGATATCGAACAGCCGGCGGCGCCGGCGACCATGGTGGCCGGGCGCGATCTGACGGTCAGCACGCAGCGTTTCGTCAATCGCGGCGCGCGCGTGCTCGCTGGCGGACGCATCGACATCACCGCGCCCGACTTCCTGAACGAAGACAGGCGCTACGGCGCGATCTGGTCATCCCGCTATTCGCTGATCGATCCGGACACTCAGTTCGGCGACGACGGCAGCTGCGGCGATGCCAGTACCGACGTCTGTCTCGACCCGATCGACTGGATGCGCAGCGCATCCGGCAGCGTCGAACTGGGCGTGCTGCCGGGCATCATCCAGGCGGGGGCGGACTTTTCCGTCGGCCAGCCTCCGGATGGCGGGGCCGGCGGAACGCCGGGTGGAGGAACGCTCCCGCCGACTACCCCGGCGCCGTCGGTGGATGGCTCAGTACTCTTGCTGGCTTCGCTCGCCCGGCTGATCGACCAGGGGGCGGGCAGCCACGACAACGTTCCGGCAGCGCTGTCCTCCTTCGTCAATACCGGCAGCATCCACGCCGGCAGCATGGCGGTCCGCGCCGACCACATCCGCAACGGCTTCGACCTCGTCGCGGACTACTACCACCGTACCGCCGAGCTGTCGCTGCCGCCGGCCGCCATCGATGTCGCCGCCTACGGCGCCCACGGCAGCCTTGCCGTGCCACCGGGCGATTACAGCGGTGCTGCACTGATGCGTCTGCTGCTGGCGAACCTCGCCAGCAGCGCGCCGTTCGCGCTGACGCCCGAAGAGGAGGCCGCGGCGCTGCGCAACGCGCTGCTCGCGACCACGCATCGCGGCTGGATACTGCCCGGGCTGAGCTGGGACCCGCTGACCGGTCAATCGCCCGAGGCCCAGCAGCGCACGCTGCTGGCGGCGAACGGCTTTGCGTTCGCCGTCGAGCACGGCATTCCGATGGGGTCGGCGCTCGGCGAGGCGCAGCAGACGCTGCTGAAGTCGCCCATCCTCTGGTACGTCGAGCGCGATGGCGCACTTCGCCCGTGGATCTATCTGCCGGAGGACTGGCAATCCCGGCTTGCGGTGATTCCAGGCGGCCTGCTCGATGCCGATGTCGGCATCGTCATCGTCGGCAATACCGTCGACAACACCGGCTTCGTGCTGTCGGACGGAACGCTGTCGATCACCGCCGACGAACTGCTGAACCGCAAGCGCTCGGCCTATTACTACGAAGAATTCAAGGTCGACGGCGGCACGCTGATCGTCGAAGGCAGCCAGGTGCAGGCCGGCGGCTTCATGCAGGCTGCGCAGTGGGCGCTCGACGTCGACCGCATCCAGTCGCTGTCGGGCGAGTTCCGTCTGCTCGGCGACGGCGCGGAAGACACCGTGCAGCGCAGTGCGGCTTTCGAGGCACAACTGGCCGAAGAACTGGGCAGTCGCTTCGTACGTGATGTGGCGCGCGACGACCTGCACTACCGCTTCGAGAAGGACTTCGGCTTCAGCGACGTGATGGGGCTGGCGACCAGCTTCCTGGTCGCCTCGATGATAGGCATGGACGTGTCCACCTTCATCGGCAGTTTCGCCTCACCCGGCTCGGCCTTTGCGGCGGCCTCCTCGGCGGGGGCGGCCGGTTTCGGCAACACCATGGCCAGCGCCTTCGTGACACAGACGATCTCGTCGTCGGTTGGCCAGATGGTGGCCAGCGGTCGTCTCGACATCGGCAACGCGCTGAACAGCGGCCTGGCTGCCGGCCTCAGTGCCGGATCGGCACAATGGACCGGAACGACCTTCAACGATCCCCTGCAGCGCTACGCCGCACGAGCGCTGACCTCCGGTCTGATCGGCGAGGTGACCGGCAGCAGCTTTGAAGCCGCGCTGCTCTACTCGGCCGTCAATCAGGCCTCAGCCCTGGGTGCAGGCCTGATCGGCGACGGCGTGTTCGGCGAGCACGGCAGCGTCGGCCACCTGCTCGCGCATGGCGCACTGGGCGCGCTCGCCGAAGCCGCGCGCGGCGGCGACCCGATGGCGGGCGCACTGGGCGCAATGACCGCCACGCTGATCGAACGTCCGCTCGATGACGCGCTGGGCCTGAGCGGAACGGCGCAAGGCCATGCGCTGCTGACCGCGCTCAGCATGATGGCGGGCGGAGCGGTTGCCGATGCCGCCGGCGGCGATCCGCTGGCCGGCGCCTTCGCCGCGCAGAACGTGACCCTGTTCAATTTCCTGAAACACCCGGAACAGGACCGCTACGCCAGCGCGAAGAATGCCTGCGGCGGCGATGCCGCCTGCCTGCAAGCGGTCGACGCCGACTTCGGCCAGCTGTCGCAGGCGAACAAGCAGGCGCTGGCCGAAGCGCGCGTCGCGTGCGAAACGACCGGCTACTGCACCGACTACTACCGCCTGATGACCGAAGCCATGCCTCTCGGCCTGGGCGCGCAGCTTCCGGGCGGCATCGACCCCGAGAACCCCTGGCTCGGCGCCCAGCAGAACGCCGAAGCCATCGCCTACAACCTGGCCCTCTACGACCGCCTGATGGCGCGCCCCCTGTCGGCCGAAGTCGTGCGCCAGGACTTCGGCCCCGACCCCGAGGCCTACCAGTTCTCACCGCAGGGCAGCAGCCACTACGTCGGCGCAAACACCGCCCAGAACATCGACAAGGTGGTCGTGCTGTCCGCCGCCGGCGCATCGCTGGTGCTGCCGGGCCCGGAGGACTTGGCCGTCGGCGCGGTGCTGACGACCCAGGCAGGGCAGTTCGTTGCGCGGGTGATTGAGGTGGGTGGGCAGAAGCTGCTGCGGCTAGTCAGTGGATCAACTGTTCCGGTGAGCAAGTCGGGACAGGTGTTGAGCGCTGTAG encodes:
- a CDS encoding filamentous hemagglutinin N-terminal domain-containing protein; this encodes MRSIRRSLSAWMSVVMLVASLPVRADLTPDATAAAHQQARVGTVGGVSVVDIVAADARGTSHNRWSAFDVPARGLVLNNAPTGATSALAGALPGNTNLGGVPASLILNEVTGNRPSALLGQVEVAGQPARLIIANPNGITCDGCGFIGTPHVQLTTGRPVWADEALRFDVTGGRIDIGSNGLAALAARIDLIAQTVRTRGELRTTGDAKLFAGRAVVDSMSLVPDDLAAYPQGSDDFIAIDIGQTVSAGSIQLIAMGENIGVRTSAPLLAAADILIASRQTVLLDGAVNAGRDVEFYNIGAMDSALSASVEAGRHLRFVGTSLDLTAAASLIAEGDIGLGFVGDNSDGWAALRNAGRIEAGGALSMSGLRMGLNTGVIRSGGTMNAAAASVRVPDHQRHLTGAHSSRAIDDERAPVQMLNAGTMSAGLDLFVNAADNEGGSLVAARDLFLWQEPQRSAASGNASAGRDLFLFAPVPDEHEPPQVSGRLFRAASDLYLLDAPDILSDHETLRAQLLAGTADRSGSGTEDYVNRDTLAAGRDLHVLLDARFANASVIEAGRDLTIVAKEVRNETRVDTRRVEVAYEYFDGCRTEYAGVCSADIEQPAAPATMVAGRDLTVSTQRFVNRGARVLAGGRIDITAPDFLNEDRRYGAIWSSRYSLIDPDTQFGDDGSCGDASTDVCLDPIDWMRSASGSVELGVLPGIIQAGADFSVGQPPDGGAGGTPGGGTLPPTTPAPSVDGSVLLLASLARLIDQGAGSHDNVPAALSSFVNTGSIHAGSMAVRADHIRNGFDLVADYYHRTAELSLPPAAIDVAAYGAHGSLAVPPGDYSGAALMRLLLANLASSAPFALTPEEEAAALRNALLATTHRGWILPGLSWDPLTGQSPEAQQRTLLAANGFAFAVEHGIPMGSALGEAQQTLLKSPILWYVERDGALRPWIYLPEDWQSRLAVIPGGLLDADVGIVIVGNTVDNTGFVLSDGTLSITADELLNRKRSAYYYEEFKVDGGTLIVEGSQVQAGGFMQAAQWALDVDRIQSLSGEFRLLGDGAEDTVQRSAAFEAQLAEELGSRFVRDVARDDLHYRFEKDFGFSDVMGLATSFLVASMIGMDVSTFIGSFASPGSAFAAASSAGAAGFGNTMASAFVTQTISSSVGQMVASGRLDIGNALNSGLAAGLSAGSAQWTGTTFNDPLQRYAARALTSGLIGEVTGSSFEAALLYSAVNQASALGAGLIGDGVFGEHGSVGHLLAHGALGALAEAARGGDPMAGALGAMTATLIERPLDDALGLSGTAQGHALLTALSMMAGGAVADAAGGDPLAGAFAAQNVTLFNFLKHPEQDRYASAKNACGGDAACLQAVDADFGQLSQANKQALAEARVACETTGYCTDYYRLMTEAMPLGLGAQLPGGIDPENPWLGAQQNAEAIAYNLALYDRLMARPLSAEVVRQDFGPDPEAYQFSPQGSSHYVGANTAQNIDKVVVLSAAGASLVLPGPEDLAVGAVLTTQAGQFVARVIEVGGQKLLRLVSGSTVPVSKSGQVLSAVAGRENKYLDALTSHPEGHAFSVHGGSVTDGQLAIRARTGVKPNTAVGPIPPLSSAFHSDDLLIFADQAIREGGALQRAIARQPGQTVVRVDAADVGDLGSNLGRGYVRIGATANKGSNASVMGPVQRVDNLRSAQGIYEFNPSKQVWETITVYPAPH